Proteins from one Antennarius striatus isolate MH-2024 chromosome 12, ASM4005453v1, whole genome shotgun sequence genomic window:
- the ppp1r9ala gene encoding neurabin-1 isoform X2, whose protein sequence is MIKAESKGSERTLRSASPHRNAYKSDFHAIKCSFDGPKSEGSAKSYANGSSDNREDSRGRPFGTRVNKIKNIFLQMDGQQQECQEGKVTVKPDSPQVSPTKVQFPVNTHKVNFNSATSPESHNLEKTSKGEDVEIDKIALAEKFSVTRKLFERGIKDQPAAEKQSANRVVTRLSLGSASDEGKSTRRVSGSFDASVKSEQTSTAENQPDEKPHGDRRHVSRVSLNAGPISKRLGNYMTDTDSEDYTAAPKEETVSAKKHSTTECLLRDSSDKSSIKEATNSTPDATNKNVSQTTCVINKAGTLGSSTESKPTLTSPTYKYVSPTDFTNKPNSQVQTSPVSCGYKQSSSSSDGFTKTSSGGDGSKPQSPPPRDVKQPLPSADRIQNTKIPKHAERGRSNDAVVHSPTKDKQPCQTQSLNSRKVGMVRAERVVVQNESSESEENEDGNSEDHVFEEHEVKNSKGLPTDLKRIISPEKLNFNPPRHAAQERQRLVETMGEGRLLEDNEPFALRKDKREDGVIVSQDEYMNHEEDDEIAEDESELEEQVGQNILDTVSPVVYGIENAAFVDDRDMDQLLREEEEEEEEDEDQMYRDYVVCYKAPGLSDEEGPPPKRKIKFSTDPILVFSTFSNEEYDRSNDDVDPVAASAEYELEKRVEKMDVFPVEIEKGDNGLGISIIGMGVGADQGLEKLGIFVKTITEGGAAENDGRIQVNDQIVEVDGISLVGVTQLFAATVLKNTKGTVGFLIGREKPGSQSEVARLISETLEQEKNQQQQQHMEDLYEHSTEEEERYEEEEDGAEERILSSNFSPGQNTEVLELPDFESLFMPTNMDSSQMAFKFKELQLKHSMAMAEINQLNEKLRASEEDKSLWVARESALEQKITDNNEKILKLESYWLEAQDLCKGVNEQLADTQTQYETLDKKYNKAKKLLKDYQQKEIDFVKKEEELKKTLDEKDKWYKEQLENLQNRLTALESRDASVVESQRGQDSAAGQRLSSQDPISNSQSVDSLQERDWNELVPETERLDTSAHREKGLLAQKAKRQPPSRSKLKESLAVTSGHTQETEEEEDHEEQESPTRRRSLQESLSIPVPVCYPGNVKKDSPGETGGISGSKSELASSPSLSASLGESVESGGSPSLSPPKETMSTHSPSGFMRNVKKRESKGKGKDHKEEPSEASSAGKPKRRFPDFGGLRKSGGKGKKHDKEAMRASLDSRGSAELLEESGGNVSPADSMTSIPTCMPFSWFGDKERDKDREPSSSLSSLPHATSETSSEQNQDRKNKSFSVIDDSSPACPSTDTSGLVAEPNLSGRSHTLIFSSSETLDDEPPAVGKDYQWQNRPVSEWTNQQVCHWLMGMNMDQYTSEFTAKGVDGQQLLFLDSDKLKALGVSSQSDRSTIKKKLKDLRKAQEKMEKQREKKEKEARRSGKLPLNSDSFC, encoded by the exons atgattaaagcGGAAAGTAAAGGATCCGAGAGGACCCTCAGGAGCGCGTCCCCTCATCGAAATGCATACAAGTCTGACTTCCACGCCATCAAGTGCTCTTTTGATGGGCCAAAATCTGAGGGTTCCGCAAAATCATATGCAAATGGTTCCAGTGACAATCGGGAGGACTCAAGGGGAAGACCCTTTGGCACTAGAGTGAACAAGATCAAGAACATATTCTTACAGATGGATGGTCAGCAACAGGAGTGCCAAGAGGGGAAAGTAACTGTAAAGCCTGACTCACCTCAGGTGTCTCCAACAAAGGTGCAATTCCCAGTCAACACTCATAAAGTTAACTTCAATAGTGCTACAAGCCCAGAATCACACAATTTAGAGAAAACATCCAAGGGGGAAGATGTCGAGATTGACAAAATTGCTCTGGCCGAGAAGTTTTCTGTGACCAGAAAACTATTCGAAAGAGGCATCAAAGATCAGCCTGCAGCTGAAAAGCAGTCTGCAAACAGAGTTGTGACCCGTTTGTCTCTCGGAAGTGCCTCTGATGAGGGAAAAAGTACAAGAAGGGTGTCAGGATCCTTTGACGCCTCTGTCAAATCAGAGCAAACTTCAACAGCTGAAAATCAACCGGATGAGAAGCCTCACGGTGATAGAAGACATGTCTCAAGAGTGTCACTGAATGCAGGACCTATATCAAAACGATTGGGGAATTATATGACAGATACTGACTCAGAAGACTACACAGCTGCTCCAAAAGAAGAAACTGTGTCTGCTAAAAAACATAGTACCACTGAATGTTTACTGAGGGACAGTTCAGACAAGTCTTCCATTAAAGAAGCCACTAACTCCACACCTGATGCCACTAACAAAAATGTGTCACAGACCACTTGTGTCATTAATAAAGCAGGGACTTTAGGGTCTAGTACTGAGTCCAAACCCACATTAACCAGCCCAACTTACAAATATGTTTCTCCAACTGACTTCACTAACAAACCTAACTCACAAGTGCAAACAAGCCCGGTTAGCTGTGGCTACAAACAGTCTTCATCATCTAGTGATGGATTTACTAAAACGTCTTCTGGTGGAGATGGAAGCAAACCACAAAGTCCACCTCCAAGGGATGTGAAGCAGCCTCTTCCATCAGCTGACAGGATTCAGAACACAAAAATCCCTAAACATGCTGAAAGAGGTAGAAGTAATGATGCTGTGGTTCATAGTCCTACCAAGGACAAGCAGCCCTGCCAGACCCAATCACTCAACTCCAGAAAGGTGGGGATGGTTAGGGCAGAACGAGTGGTGGTCCAGAATGAGTCCTCAGAGAGTGAAGAGAATGAGGACGGCAACAGTGAGGATCATGTATTTGAGGAGCATGAAGTGAAAAACTCAAAGGGCCTACCAACAGATCTGAAAAGAATCATTTCCCCAGAGAAACTGAACTTTAACCCTCCTCGTCATGCTGcacaagagagacaaagactTGTAGAGACTATGGGTGAAGGTAGACTCTTGGAGGACAATGAACCTTTTGCATTAAGAAAGGATAAAAGGGAAGACGGTGTGATTGTAAGTCAAGATGAGTACATGAAccatgaagaagatgatgaaataGCGGAGGATGAAagtgagctggaggagcaggtggGCCAGAACATCCTGGACACGGTTTCACCAGTGGTGTACGGTATCGAGAATGCAGCATTTGTGGATGACAGAGATATGGACCAGCTCctgagggaagaagaagaagaggaggaggaggatgaagatcaAATGTATAGGGACTATGTTGTCTGTTACAAGGCACCTGGTCTGTCAGATGAGGAGGGACCCCCTCCAAAGAGGAAAATTAAGTTCTCCACAGACCCTATTCTG GTTTTCAGTACCTTCTCCAATGAGGAGTATGATCGGAGCAATGATGACGTGGATCCAGTTGCTGCGTCTGCTGAGTACGAGCTGGAAAAGAGAGTGGAGAAGATggatgtgtttcctgttgagATCGAAAAAG GAGACAATGGTCTTGGAATCAGTATCATAGGAATGGGAGTGGGAGCTGACCAGGGTTTGGAGAAGCTGGGGATTTTTGTTAAAACCATAACAGAGGGAGGAGCAGCTGAGAATGATGGACG CATACAGGTGAATGACCAGATAGTGGAGGTGGATGGCATCAGTCTGGTGGGTGTCACCCAGCTTTTTGCTGCTACAGTCCTGAAGAACACCAAAGGAACAGTGGG ctttctgattggacgagagaAGCCGGGGTCACAGAGCGAGGTTGCCCGCCTTATAAGTGAGACTCTAGAGCAGGAGaagaaccagcagcagcagcaacacatgGAGGACCTCTATGAGCACTCTACAGAGGAG GAGGAGCGctatgaggaagaggaagatggagcagaggagCGTATTCTGAGCTCCAACTTCTCTCCAGGGCAGAACACAGAGGTGCTAGAGCTGCCTGATTTTGAGTCTTTGTTCATGCCCACCAATATGGACAGCTCTCAGATGGCCTTCAAGTTCAAAGAG CTGCAGCTCAAACACAGCATGGCCATGGCTGAAATCAATCAACTCAATGAAAAG CTAAGGGCATCTGAGGAGGACAAATCATTATGGGTAGCCAGGGAGTCTGCACTGGAGCAAAAGATCACTGATAACAATGAGAAAATCCTGAAGCTGGAGAGTTACTGGCTGGAAGCCCAGGATCTGTGTAAAGGTGTGAATGAACAATTAGCTGACACTCAAACCCAGTATGAAACCTTGGACAAGAAGTACAACAAAGCCAAGAAACTGCTAAAGGACTACCAACAGAA AGAGATAGACTTtgtgaagaaagaggaagagctgAAGAAAACTCTGGATGAAAAGGACAAGTGGTACAAAGAGCAGCTGGAGAACTTGCAGAACAGG TTAACAGCCCTGGAGTCCAGAGATGCCTCAGTTGTGGAATCTCAAAGAGGTCAGGACTCTGCAGCAGGTCAGAGATTGAGCAGCCAAGACCCAATCAGTAACTCTCAATCTGTCGACTCTCTACAAG AACGAGACTGGAATGAGTTGGTTCCGGAGACTGAGCGCCTGGACACCAGTGCACACAGAGAAAAAGGCCTGCTGGCTCAGAAGGCCAAACGACAACCACCATCACGCAGCAAACTGAAGGAGAGCCTTGCTGTGACGTCAGGTCACACTCAG GaaactgaagaagaggaggatcatGAGGAGCAAGAATCTCCCACAAGGAGGCGGTCCCTCCAGGAGAGTTTGTCCATCCCAGTGCCCGTTTGCTATCCTGGGAATGTAAAGAAAGACAGTCCAGGGGAGACTGGAGGGATATCTGGGAGTAAGTCGGAACTCGCCAGCAGCCCGTCTCTGTCAGCATCACTGGGAGAAAGTGTTGAAAGCGGTGGAAGTCCTTCTTTGTCCCCTCCAAAAGAAACCATGTCCACACATTCCCCCTCTGGATTCATGCGCAATGTCAAGAAGAGAGAATCCAAAGGGAAGGGGAAAGATCACAAAG aggAACCAAGTGAGGCTTCATCAGCAGGAAAACCTAAGCGACGATTTCCAGACTTTGG AGGACTTCGAAAGTCAGGtggcaaaggaaaaaaacatgacaaggAGGCTATGAGAGCGTCTTTGGACAGCAG GGGGTCGGCGGAGTTACTGGAGGAATCTGGAGGGAACGTGTCTCCTGCAGATTCGATGACCTCCATCCCCACCTGTATGCCCTTCTCCTGGTTTGGAGACAAAGAGCGGGACAAAGACCGAGAGCCCTCATCATCCCTCAGTAGTCTGCCTCATGCTACAAGCGAGACCAGCAGTGAGCAAAACCAGGACCGCAAGAATAAA AGTTTTTCAGTCATAGATGATTCTAGCCCCGCCTGTCCCAGTACAGACACCTCTGGGTTAGTCGCTGAACCCAATCTGTCTGGGCGCTCACACACTTTAATCTTCTCTTCCAGTGAG ACTCTGGATGATGAACCACCAGCTGTAGGAAAAGATTATCAGTGGCAGAACCGGCCTGTCTCTGAATGGACCAATCAACAGGTCTGTCACTGGTTGATGGGCATGAATATGGACCAATACACATCTGAGTTCACTGCTAAGGGAGTGGATGGCCAGCAGCTGTTGTTTTTGGACAGTGACAAGTTGAAG GCTCTTGGTGTTTCAAGTCAGAGTGACCGTTCAACTATCAAGAAAAAGCTGAAGGACCTGCGTAAGGCTcaggagaagatggagaaacagagagagaaaaaagagaaggaggCTCGACGCAGTGGGAAACTTCCACTCAACAGCGACTCATTCTGCTGA
- the ppp1r9ala gene encoding neurabin-2 isoform X1 yields the protein MIKAESKGSERTLRSASPHRNAYKSDFHAIKCSFDGPKSEGSAKSYANGSSDNREDSRGRPFGTRVNKIKNIFLQMDGQQQECQEGKVTVKPDSPQVSPTKVQFPVNTHKVNFNSATSPESHNLEKTSKGEDVEIDKIALAEKFSVTRKLFERGIKDQPAAEKQSANRVVTRLSLGSASDEGKSTRRVSGSFDASVKSEQTSTAENQPDEKPHGDRRHVSRVSLNAGPISKRLGNYMTDTDSEDYTAAPKEETVSAKKHSTTECLLRDSSDKSSIKEATNSTPDATNKNVSQTTCVINKAGTLGSSTESKPTLTSPTYKYVSPTDFTNKPNSQVQTSPVSCGYKQSSSSSDGFTKTSSGGDGSKPQSPPPRDVKQPLPSADRIQNTKIPKHAERGRSNDAVVHSPTKDKQPCQTQSLNSRKVGMVRAERVVVQNESSESEENEDGNSEDHVFEEHEVKNSKGLPTDLKRIISPEKLNFNPPRHAAQERQRLVETMGEGRLLEDNEPFALRKDKREDGVIVSQDEYMNHEEDDEIAEDESELEEQVGQNILDTVSPVVYGIENAAFVDDRDMDQLLREEEEEEEEDEDQMYRDYVVCYKAPGLSDEEGPPPKRKIKFSTDPILVFSTFSNEEYDRSNDDVDPVAASAEYELEKRVEKMDVFPVEIEKGDNGLGISIIGMGVGADQGLEKLGIFVKTITEGGAAENDGRIQVNDQIVEVDGISLVGVTQLFAATVLKNTKGTVGFLIGREKPGSQSEVARLISETLEQEKNQQQQQHMEDLYEHSTEEEERYEEEEDGAEERILSSNFSPGQNTEVLELPDFESLFMPTNMDSSQMAFKFKELQLKHSMAMAEINQLNEKLRASEEDKSLWVARESALEQKITDNNEKILKLESYWLEAQDLCKGVNEQLADTQTQYETLDKKYNKAKKLLKDYQQKEIDFVKKEEELKKTLDEKDKWYKEQLENLQNRLTALESRDASVVESQRGQDSAAGQRLSSQDPISNSQSVDSLQERDWNELVPETERLDTSAHREKGLLAQKAKRQPPSRSKLKESLAVTSGHTQETEEEEDHEEQESPTRRRSLQESLSIPVPVCYPGNVKKDSPGETGGISGSKSELASSPSLSASLGESVESGGSPSLSPPKETMSTHSPSGFMRNVKKRESKGKGKDHKEEPSEASSAGKPKRRFPDFGGLRKSGGKGKKHDKEAMRASLDSRGSAELLEESGGNVSPADSMTSIPTCMPFSWFGDKERDKDREPSSSLSSLPHATSETSSEQNQDRKNKTNLSWSSLFSRSLDLSFSVIDDSSPACPSTDTSGLVAEPNLSGRSHTLIFSSSETLDDEPPAVGKDYQWQNRPVSEWTNQQVCHWLMGMNMDQYTSEFTAKGVDGQQLLFLDSDKLKALGVSSQSDRSTIKKKLKDLRKAQEKMEKQREKKEKEARRSGKLPLNSDSFC from the exons atgattaaagcGGAAAGTAAAGGATCCGAGAGGACCCTCAGGAGCGCGTCCCCTCATCGAAATGCATACAAGTCTGACTTCCACGCCATCAAGTGCTCTTTTGATGGGCCAAAATCTGAGGGTTCCGCAAAATCATATGCAAATGGTTCCAGTGACAATCGGGAGGACTCAAGGGGAAGACCCTTTGGCACTAGAGTGAACAAGATCAAGAACATATTCTTACAGATGGATGGTCAGCAACAGGAGTGCCAAGAGGGGAAAGTAACTGTAAAGCCTGACTCACCTCAGGTGTCTCCAACAAAGGTGCAATTCCCAGTCAACACTCATAAAGTTAACTTCAATAGTGCTACAAGCCCAGAATCACACAATTTAGAGAAAACATCCAAGGGGGAAGATGTCGAGATTGACAAAATTGCTCTGGCCGAGAAGTTTTCTGTGACCAGAAAACTATTCGAAAGAGGCATCAAAGATCAGCCTGCAGCTGAAAAGCAGTCTGCAAACAGAGTTGTGACCCGTTTGTCTCTCGGAAGTGCCTCTGATGAGGGAAAAAGTACAAGAAGGGTGTCAGGATCCTTTGACGCCTCTGTCAAATCAGAGCAAACTTCAACAGCTGAAAATCAACCGGATGAGAAGCCTCACGGTGATAGAAGACATGTCTCAAGAGTGTCACTGAATGCAGGACCTATATCAAAACGATTGGGGAATTATATGACAGATACTGACTCAGAAGACTACACAGCTGCTCCAAAAGAAGAAACTGTGTCTGCTAAAAAACATAGTACCACTGAATGTTTACTGAGGGACAGTTCAGACAAGTCTTCCATTAAAGAAGCCACTAACTCCACACCTGATGCCACTAACAAAAATGTGTCACAGACCACTTGTGTCATTAATAAAGCAGGGACTTTAGGGTCTAGTACTGAGTCCAAACCCACATTAACCAGCCCAACTTACAAATATGTTTCTCCAACTGACTTCACTAACAAACCTAACTCACAAGTGCAAACAAGCCCGGTTAGCTGTGGCTACAAACAGTCTTCATCATCTAGTGATGGATTTACTAAAACGTCTTCTGGTGGAGATGGAAGCAAACCACAAAGTCCACCTCCAAGGGATGTGAAGCAGCCTCTTCCATCAGCTGACAGGATTCAGAACACAAAAATCCCTAAACATGCTGAAAGAGGTAGAAGTAATGATGCTGTGGTTCATAGTCCTACCAAGGACAAGCAGCCCTGCCAGACCCAATCACTCAACTCCAGAAAGGTGGGGATGGTTAGGGCAGAACGAGTGGTGGTCCAGAATGAGTCCTCAGAGAGTGAAGAGAATGAGGACGGCAACAGTGAGGATCATGTATTTGAGGAGCATGAAGTGAAAAACTCAAAGGGCCTACCAACAGATCTGAAAAGAATCATTTCCCCAGAGAAACTGAACTTTAACCCTCCTCGTCATGCTGcacaagagagacaaagactTGTAGAGACTATGGGTGAAGGTAGACTCTTGGAGGACAATGAACCTTTTGCATTAAGAAAGGATAAAAGGGAAGACGGTGTGATTGTAAGTCAAGATGAGTACATGAAccatgaagaagatgatgaaataGCGGAGGATGAAagtgagctggaggagcaggtggGCCAGAACATCCTGGACACGGTTTCACCAGTGGTGTACGGTATCGAGAATGCAGCATTTGTGGATGACAGAGATATGGACCAGCTCctgagggaagaagaagaagaggaggaggaggatgaagatcaAATGTATAGGGACTATGTTGTCTGTTACAAGGCACCTGGTCTGTCAGATGAGGAGGGACCCCCTCCAAAGAGGAAAATTAAGTTCTCCACAGACCCTATTCTG GTTTTCAGTACCTTCTCCAATGAGGAGTATGATCGGAGCAATGATGACGTGGATCCAGTTGCTGCGTCTGCTGAGTACGAGCTGGAAAAGAGAGTGGAGAAGATggatgtgtttcctgttgagATCGAAAAAG GAGACAATGGTCTTGGAATCAGTATCATAGGAATGGGAGTGGGAGCTGACCAGGGTTTGGAGAAGCTGGGGATTTTTGTTAAAACCATAACAGAGGGAGGAGCAGCTGAGAATGATGGACG CATACAGGTGAATGACCAGATAGTGGAGGTGGATGGCATCAGTCTGGTGGGTGTCACCCAGCTTTTTGCTGCTACAGTCCTGAAGAACACCAAAGGAACAGTGGG ctttctgattggacgagagaAGCCGGGGTCACAGAGCGAGGTTGCCCGCCTTATAAGTGAGACTCTAGAGCAGGAGaagaaccagcagcagcagcaacacatgGAGGACCTCTATGAGCACTCTACAGAGGAG GAGGAGCGctatgaggaagaggaagatggagcagaggagCGTATTCTGAGCTCCAACTTCTCTCCAGGGCAGAACACAGAGGTGCTAGAGCTGCCTGATTTTGAGTCTTTGTTCATGCCCACCAATATGGACAGCTCTCAGATGGCCTTCAAGTTCAAAGAG CTGCAGCTCAAACACAGCATGGCCATGGCTGAAATCAATCAACTCAATGAAAAG CTAAGGGCATCTGAGGAGGACAAATCATTATGGGTAGCCAGGGAGTCTGCACTGGAGCAAAAGATCACTGATAACAATGAGAAAATCCTGAAGCTGGAGAGTTACTGGCTGGAAGCCCAGGATCTGTGTAAAGGTGTGAATGAACAATTAGCTGACACTCAAACCCAGTATGAAACCTTGGACAAGAAGTACAACAAAGCCAAGAAACTGCTAAAGGACTACCAACAGAA AGAGATAGACTTtgtgaagaaagaggaagagctgAAGAAAACTCTGGATGAAAAGGACAAGTGGTACAAAGAGCAGCTGGAGAACTTGCAGAACAGG TTAACAGCCCTGGAGTCCAGAGATGCCTCAGTTGTGGAATCTCAAAGAGGTCAGGACTCTGCAGCAGGTCAGAGATTGAGCAGCCAAGACCCAATCAGTAACTCTCAATCTGTCGACTCTCTACAAG AACGAGACTGGAATGAGTTGGTTCCGGAGACTGAGCGCCTGGACACCAGTGCACACAGAGAAAAAGGCCTGCTGGCTCAGAAGGCCAAACGACAACCACCATCACGCAGCAAACTGAAGGAGAGCCTTGCTGTGACGTCAGGTCACACTCAG GaaactgaagaagaggaggatcatGAGGAGCAAGAATCTCCCACAAGGAGGCGGTCCCTCCAGGAGAGTTTGTCCATCCCAGTGCCCGTTTGCTATCCTGGGAATGTAAAGAAAGACAGTCCAGGGGAGACTGGAGGGATATCTGGGAGTAAGTCGGAACTCGCCAGCAGCCCGTCTCTGTCAGCATCACTGGGAGAAAGTGTTGAAAGCGGTGGAAGTCCTTCTTTGTCCCCTCCAAAAGAAACCATGTCCACACATTCCCCCTCTGGATTCATGCGCAATGTCAAGAAGAGAGAATCCAAAGGGAAGGGGAAAGATCACAAAG aggAACCAAGTGAGGCTTCATCAGCAGGAAAACCTAAGCGACGATTTCCAGACTTTGG AGGACTTCGAAAGTCAGGtggcaaaggaaaaaaacatgacaaggAGGCTATGAGAGCGTCTTTGGACAGCAG GGGGTCGGCGGAGTTACTGGAGGAATCTGGAGGGAACGTGTCTCCTGCAGATTCGATGACCTCCATCCCCACCTGTATGCCCTTCTCCTGGTTTGGAGACAAAGAGCGGGACAAAGACCGAGAGCCCTCATCATCCCTCAGTAGTCTGCCTCATGCTACAAGCGAGACCAGCAGTGAGCAAAACCAGGACCGCAAGAATAAA ACAAATCTCTCCTGGTCCTCTTTATTCAGTCGCTCATTAGATTTG AGTTTTTCAGTCATAGATGATTCTAGCCCCGCCTGTCCCAGTACAGACACCTCTGGGTTAGTCGCTGAACCCAATCTGTCTGGGCGCTCACACACTTTAATCTTCTCTTCCAGTGAG ACTCTGGATGATGAACCACCAGCTGTAGGAAAAGATTATCAGTGGCAGAACCGGCCTGTCTCTGAATGGACCAATCAACAGGTCTGTCACTGGTTGATGGGCATGAATATGGACCAATACACATCTGAGTTCACTGCTAAGGGAGTGGATGGCCAGCAGCTGTTGTTTTTGGACAGTGACAAGTTGAAG GCTCTTGGTGTTTCAAGTCAGAGTGACCGTTCAACTATCAAGAAAAAGCTGAAGGACCTGCGTAAGGCTcaggagaagatggagaaacagagagagaaaaaagagaaggaggCTCGACGCAGTGGGAAACTTCCACTCAACAGCGACTCATTCTGCTGA